From Pontibacter actiniarum, a single genomic window includes:
- a CDS encoding S9 family peptidase translates to MTVSYFTKRLALLLLLVAATLQLQAQDKQLTMEDAIINPTLLPENMQQLRWVAGTDDFTYIRENNGTKALVRGSATSKNQRDILTLQQLSAAVEAVGADKLNSFPVLHWRDANTFVINAQNSIFQYDLKSGKATVVTTYAETADYTELDPTMQRVAYTNGNNLFVSAPGAPDQAITDDANVAVVYGQAAHRSEFGITKGTFWSPGGSMLAFYKMDQRMVTDYPLVDINPLPAKQNNIKYPMAGGKSHEVTVGVYDLRSRKTVYLKTGEPADQYLTNVTWSPDEKHIYVAVLNRDQNHLKLNSYSALTGAFERTLFEERQEKYVEPEHGLYFVPTKPDQFVWISERTGFDHLYLYDTSGKEIRQLTSGEWMVTDILGFSPKGDELYYTSTAESPLERHIYAVSLRNGKVRRISQGSGTHHAQLSPNSKYIIDNYSSQVTPRKIWVLNTEGKVLQTLLNANNPLAEYQLGETVIFPIKAEDGTDLYTRMITPPNMDKSKKYPVVVYVYGGPHVQLVTNSWLGGANLWMHLMAQKGYIVFTLDSRGSGDRGLAFEQATFRQLGTVEMADQLRGVGYLKSLPYVDADRIGVHGWSFGGFMTTSLLTRHPGVFKVGVAGGPVIDWKYYEVMYTERYMDAPEQNPKGYEEASLLNHVQDLEGKLLMIHGTVDDVVVWQHSLQFIKKAVDEGVQLDYFVYPGHPHNVRGKDRVHLMRKVTRYFDENL, encoded by the coding sequence ATGACAGTTTCATACTTTACCAAGCGGCTGGCGCTGCTCCTGCTCTTAGTTGCGGCCACGCTGCAGCTGCAGGCGCAGGACAAGCAGCTGACCATGGAAGACGCCATCATCAACCCCACCCTGTTGCCCGAGAACATGCAGCAGCTGCGCTGGGTAGCCGGAACAGATGACTTTACCTACATCAGGGAAAACAACGGCACCAAAGCCCTGGTACGCGGCAGCGCCACCTCCAAGAACCAGCGCGACATCCTGACGCTGCAGCAGCTGAGCGCGGCGGTGGAGGCAGTGGGCGCAGATAAGCTCAACAGCTTTCCGGTGCTGCACTGGCGCGACGCCAACACCTTCGTTATCAATGCGCAAAACAGCATTTTCCAGTATGACCTGAAATCAGGAAAGGCCACGGTGGTAACCACTTACGCCGAGACGGCCGACTATACGGAGCTGGACCCGACGATGCAGCGCGTGGCTTACACCAACGGCAACAACCTGTTTGTATCGGCTCCGGGCGCTCCGGACCAGGCCATTACCGACGATGCCAACGTGGCGGTGGTGTACGGGCAGGCGGCACACCGCTCTGAGTTCGGCATTACCAAGGGCACGTTCTGGTCGCCGGGCGGCAGTATGCTGGCGTTTTACAAGATGGACCAGCGCATGGTCACAGACTACCCGCTGGTGGACATCAACCCGCTCCCGGCAAAGCAGAACAACATTAAGTACCCGATGGCCGGCGGCAAGAGCCACGAGGTAACGGTAGGCGTGTACGACCTCCGCTCCCGGAAGACGGTTTACCTGAAAACGGGTGAGCCAGCCGACCAGTACCTGACAAACGTGACCTGGAGCCCCGACGAAAAGCACATTTACGTGGCCGTGCTCAACCGCGACCAAAACCACCTGAAGCTTAACAGCTACAGCGCCCTGACCGGTGCGTTTGAACGCACGCTGTTTGAGGAGCGCCAGGAGAAGTACGTGGAGCCGGAGCACGGCTTGTACTTTGTGCCCACCAAGCCGGACCAGTTCGTGTGGATCAGCGAGCGCACCGGTTTCGACCATTTATACTTGTACGACACCAGTGGTAAGGAAATCCGCCAGCTGACCAGCGGCGAGTGGATGGTGACGGACATACTGGGCTTTAGCCCTAAAGGAGACGAGCTATACTACACCTCCACCGCAGAGAGCCCGCTGGAGCGCCACATTTACGCCGTGAGCCTGCGCAACGGCAAGGTTCGCCGCATCTCTCAGGGCAGCGGCACACACCACGCCCAGCTCAGCCCGAACAGCAAGTACATTATCGACAACTACAGCAGCCAGGTAACGCCGCGCAAGATCTGGGTGCTGAACACGGAGGGCAAAGTGCTGCAAACGCTGCTTAACGCCAACAACCCGCTGGCAGAGTACCAGCTGGGCGAAACCGTTATCTTCCCGATCAAGGCGGAGGACGGCACGGACCTCTACACCCGCATGATCACCCCACCGAACATGGACAAGAGCAAGAAGTACCCGGTGGTGGTGTATGTGTACGGAGGCCCGCATGTGCAGCTGGTAACCAACAGCTGGCTTGGCGGCGCCAACCTTTGGATGCACCTGATGGCCCAGAAAGGCTATATCGTGTTCACACTAGACTCCCGTGGCTCCGGCGACCGTGGCCTTGCCTTTGAGCAGGCAACTTTCCGCCAGCTGGGCACCGTGGAGATGGCCGACCAGCTGCGCGGGGTAGGCTACCTGAAGTCGCTGCCTTACGTGGATGCCGACCGCATAGGCGTGCACGGCTGGAGCTTTGGCGGCTTTATGACGACCTCCCTGCTCACGCGCCACCCCGGCGTGTTTAAGGTAGGCGTGGCCGGCGGCCCTGTTATCGACTGGAAGTATTACGAGGTGATGTACACGGAGCGCTACATGGATGCGCCGGAGCAGAACCCCAAAGGCTACGAAGAGGCCAGCCTTTTGAACCATGTACAGGACCTGGAGGGCAAACTGCTGATGATCCACGGCACTGTGGACGACGTGGTGGTGTGGCAGCACAGCCTCCAGTTTATTAAGAAGGCCGTAGACGAAGGCGTACAGCTGGATTACTTTGTTTACCCCGGCCACCCGCACAACGTTCGCGGCAAGGACAGGGTGCACCTGATGCGCAAGGTGACCCGGTACTTTGACGAGAACCTATAA
- a CDS encoding ATP-dependent Clp protease adaptor ClpS produces the protein MNWDTDIFHKEDVDVELLEESTDLRNLVVYNDDVNTFDHVIETLIKVCKHTAEQAEQCTLLIHYKGKCTVKVGSYEELVGMCTALHDKDLSADIE, from the coding sequence ATGAATTGGGATACAGATATTTTTCATAAAGAAGACGTTGACGTTGAATTGCTCGAAGAAAGCACCGACCTGCGCAACCTGGTGGTGTATAACGACGACGTGAACACGTTTGACCACGTAATCGAGACGCTGATTAAAGTATGCAAGCATACGGCAGAGCAGGCGGAGCAGTGTACGCTGCTGATCCATTACAAAGGCAAGTGTACCGTAAAAGTCGGTTCTTACGAGGAGCTGGTCGGTATGTGCACAGCGCTGCACGACAAAGACCTTTCAGCGGATATAGAATAG
- the recR gene encoding recombination mediator RecR, whose amino-acid sequence MNFPSKLIENAVEELAKLPGVGRKTALRLALHLLKEETEETFSLAEALVKMRTDVKHCKTCHNISDTEICDICSNPLRDKSVLCVVSDIRDVIAIENTSQYKGLYHVLGGVISPIEGIGPSDLHIDSLLERLPASEVREILLAISPTMEGDTTGFYLTRKLRDFDLRITTIARGVPVGGELEYTDEITLGRSIVERTAYGKV is encoded by the coding sequence ATGAATTTTCCGTCGAAACTGATTGAGAACGCCGTGGAGGAGCTGGCGAAGCTACCCGGCGTTGGTAGGAAAACTGCGCTTCGGCTGGCCCTGCACCTGCTAAAGGAAGAGACTGAGGAGACCTTTTCGCTGGCTGAGGCGCTGGTGAAGATGCGAACCGATGTAAAGCACTGCAAAACGTGCCACAACATCTCCGACACCGAGATCTGCGATATTTGCTCTAACCCGCTGCGCGACAAAAGCGTGCTTTGCGTAGTGAGCGATATCCGGGATGTGATAGCGATCGAGAACACCTCGCAGTACAAGGGGCTCTACCACGTGCTGGGCGGCGTAATATCGCCTATCGAGGGCATAGGCCCCTCCGACCTGCACATCGACTCGCTGCTGGAGCGGCTTCCTGCCTCGGAGGTACGGGAGATTCTGCTAGCCATCAGCCCGACCATGGAGGGCGATACCACCGGCTTTTACCTTACCCGAAAGCTCCGCGACTTTGACCTGCGCATTACCACCATCGCCCGTGGCGTGCCGGTAGGAGGCGAGCTGGAGTATACCGATGAAATTACACTGGGTAGGAGTATCGTGGAGCGCACGGCCTACGGGAAAGTATAA
- a CDS encoding gliding motility-associated C-terminal domain-containing protein translates to MQARTSCASPVKPTISANGPTTLCAGGSVLLTASPGQSYKWSNGATTRAITVTQPGTYGVEVTDGNGCVGKAEDVVVSVAGKLKAPKIAYTEPLVVCQQGSLSMSVPEQEGAAYVWKKDGVPVYDDSHEYVAREAGVYTVELSNFCGAVRSTNKVEFKVLEPLPAFEVEAAGSLTFCKGGSVKLTVPEYKDVTYAWYRDGNPVDGTTHELVAKEAGSYTATLTNECGAYSSKNAQRVELLSLPEKPEVQDVTGCTKTALTLTATGASPGKYRWYTAATGGSALAGADGPSFTTPVLTASTTYYVAITNGQCESERVPVQANIKTKPTAPEIVVHGELTFCEGGAVELSTASYKGLQYVWLRNGEEVATGVSTIEASESGEYSLKVENECGTAYATSKVTVTVRPAPPAPEVQHGSTCGTGEVTLSATGGAAGDYRWYEGLTAAAMADVTGSSFTTPVLQNSRTYYVSLVKNGCESERVPVQASVLPVPQAVASVQDLEIESGGSTRLSGSGGVKYTWSPATGLDDPATASPVATPAQTTRYTLTVTNDAGCEDTTSVVVAVRQLLVIPNAFSPNGDGVNDTWEVKNLEYFPEAKVEVYNRWGNLIFERSNYRGDWDGTYRGAALPVSTYFYVISIPNKKKFTGYVNIVN, encoded by the coding sequence GTGCAAGCCCGCACCAGCTGCGCTTCCCCTGTAAAGCCCACAATCAGCGCTAACGGGCCAACCACACTGTGCGCAGGCGGAAGCGTGCTGCTGACTGCCAGCCCGGGCCAAAGCTACAAATGGAGCAACGGCGCCACCACCCGGGCTATCACCGTGACGCAGCCGGGCACTTACGGTGTGGAAGTAACCGACGGCAACGGCTGTGTCGGAAAGGCCGAGGATGTGGTTGTGTCGGTGGCCGGCAAGCTGAAGGCTCCAAAGATCGCATACACAGAGCCGCTGGTCGTGTGTCAGCAGGGGAGCCTTAGCATGTCTGTGCCGGAGCAGGAGGGGGCGGCCTATGTCTGGAAAAAGGACGGGGTGCCGGTCTACGACGACTCGCATGAGTATGTGGCCCGGGAGGCTGGCGTTTACACAGTGGAGCTTTCCAACTTCTGCGGTGCGGTGCGAAGCACAAACAAAGTTGAGTTTAAGGTACTCGAGCCGTTGCCTGCCTTTGAAGTAGAGGCCGCTGGCTCGCTGACCTTCTGTAAAGGGGGCAGCGTGAAACTGACCGTGCCGGAGTACAAGGACGTTACCTATGCCTGGTACAGGGATGGAAACCCGGTAGACGGCACCACCCATGAACTGGTAGCAAAAGAAGCCGGCAGCTACACCGCAACGCTTACGAACGAGTGCGGGGCCTACAGCAGTAAAAACGCGCAGCGCGTAGAACTGCTCTCGCTGCCGGAGAAGCCAGAGGTGCAGGATGTAACGGGCTGTACCAAGACAGCCTTAACGCTCACCGCTACCGGTGCGAGCCCGGGTAAGTACAGGTGGTACACAGCGGCAACAGGAGGGAGCGCCCTTGCCGGGGCAGACGGCCCGAGTTTCACAACGCCTGTACTCACGGCCTCCACTACCTATTATGTGGCCATCACCAACGGGCAGTGCGAGAGCGAGCGGGTGCCTGTGCAGGCGAACATCAAAACCAAACCCACCGCGCCGGAGATCGTGGTGCACGGCGAGCTTACCTTCTGTGAGGGAGGTGCCGTAGAGTTGAGCACCGCCTCTTACAAAGGTTTACAGTATGTGTGGCTCCGCAACGGAGAGGAGGTTGCCACAGGAGTCAGCACGATAGAAGCCTCTGAAAGCGGAGAGTATTCCCTCAAGGTAGAGAACGAGTGCGGCACAGCTTACGCGACGAGCAAGGTAACGGTAACTGTACGGCCCGCCCCTCCTGCTCCCGAAGTGCAGCACGGCAGCACCTGTGGCACGGGCGAGGTTACTCTGTCGGCAACGGGTGGTGCTGCGGGTGACTACCGCTGGTATGAGGGGCTTACCGCCGCCGCAATGGCAGATGTTACCGGCAGCAGCTTTACAACCCCGGTGCTGCAAAACTCCCGCACTTACTATGTGTCGCTTGTAAAGAACGGGTGCGAAAGTGAGCGGGTGCCTGTGCAGGCCAGTGTGCTGCCTGTGCCGCAGGCGGTGGCCAGCGTGCAGGACCTGGAAATAGAGTCGGGCGGAAGCACGCGCCTGTCCGGGAGCGGCGGTGTAAAGTATACCTGGAGCCCGGCCACCGGCCTGGACGATCCCGCTACTGCCAGCCCTGTTGCCACCCCGGCACAAACCACCCGCTACACCCTCACGGTAACGAACGATGCCGGCTGCGAAGACACGACCAGCGTGGTGGTGGCGGTGCGGCAGCTATTGGTTATTCCCAATGCCTTTTCGCCGAACGGCGATGGCGTGAACGATACCTGGGAAGTAAAGAACCTGGAGTACTTTCCGGAGGCAAAAGTGGAGGTCTACAACCGTTGGGGAAACCTGATTTTTGAGCGGAGCAACTACCGGGGCGATTGGGACGGGACCTACAGAGGCGCTGCGTTACCGGTCAGCACCTACTTCTACGTCATCTCCATCCCCAACAAGAAGAAGTTTACCGGCTATGTGAATATCGTGAATTAA
- a CDS encoding type IX secretion system membrane protein PorP/SprF translates to MKLLIPCLAWLCLPLLALGQQKPQYSQYSINNYLLNPAIAGIEEYADVKIGSRSQMTGMEGEPTTFYLSAHAPLGYTSKGAGRKRGNRSTPSFGGRNQGGRVSQQFRPHHGLGILAVRDRFGAFSRTEASLAYAYHLGLSRDVRLSGGLSMGLIQQHLRSDELTFANPADAAKSDWNMVKPNLSLGLWLYGSNFYIGTSVTQLMGNSTNFDNSVEDRNLLYEHYFLTAAYKFDITEQVSLIPSVMAMWLQPLPGSLDFNLRAVYDNRLWVGGTYRQNGNYAVLAGVTINHIFDLGYAYDRGVPAFNGMGSGNHEVVVGMRIFNKAKVLCPSNLW, encoded by the coding sequence ATGAAACTACTTATACCTTGCCTTGCCTGGCTTTGCCTCCCTTTGCTGGCTCTGGGGCAGCAGAAGCCACAGTACAGCCAGTACTCCATCAACAATTACCTGCTTAACCCTGCCATTGCAGGCATAGAGGAGTATGCCGACGTTAAAATCGGGAGCCGGTCTCAGATGACGGGGATGGAGGGAGAGCCGACCACTTTTTACTTGAGTGCCCATGCGCCCCTTGGCTACACCTCAAAGGGGGCAGGCCGCAAGCGCGGCAACAGATCCACGCCGTCTTTTGGCGGAAGGAACCAGGGGGGGCGTGTCAGTCAGCAGTTCAGGCCGCACCATGGGCTGGGTATTCTGGCGGTGCGCGACCGCTTTGGCGCTTTTTCCAGAACGGAGGCCAGCCTGGCGTACGCCTACCACCTGGGGCTCTCCCGGGATGTACGGCTGTCGGGCGGCCTGAGCATGGGCCTGATCCAGCAGCACCTGCGCTCCGATGAACTCACCTTCGCCAACCCTGCCGACGCTGCAAAGTCAGACTGGAACATGGTAAAGCCAAACCTGTCGTTGGGGCTGTGGCTCTACGGCAGCAACTTCTACATCGGCACCTCGGTGACGCAGCTCATGGGCAACTCCACCAACTTCGATAACTCGGTAGAGGATCGCAACCTGCTCTACGAGCACTACTTTCTGACGGCCGCCTACAAATTCGACATCACGGAGCAGGTCAGCCTGATTCCGTCTGTTATGGCCATGTGGCTGCAGCCACTGCCCGGCTCCCTGGACTTTAACCTGCGGGCCGTGTATGACAACCGTCTGTGGGTGGGCGGCACTTACCGCCAAAACGGAAACTACGCTGTGCTGGCCGGCGTCACGATAAACCACATCTTTGACCTGGGCTACGCCTATGACCGCGGCGTGCCCGCCTTTAACGGCATGGGGAGCGGTAACCATGAGGTGGTGGTGGGCATGCGCATCTTTAACAAGGCGAAAGTATTGTGCCCTAGTAACCTCTGGTAG